Proteins encoded by one window of Phoenix dactylifera cultivar Barhee BC4 unplaced genomic scaffold, palm_55x_up_171113_PBpolish2nd_filt_p 002043F, whole genome shotgun sequence:
- the LOC103701071 gene encoding uncharacterized protein LOC103701071, with protein sequence MAATSPSSSSSPSSSESHGSGGLGGGARRRQLGLVANAMKRKDSFVQLFLMTGILMLSLRSLGQKYRIHDLSHDTSDLRQEHDSLALRMASIKDALLHEASLDPSGLLASHLRRLFQDPN encoded by the coding sequence ATGGCGGCCACCTCTCCTTCCTCGTCTTCTTCGCCGTCTTCATCGGAGTCTCATGGAAGCGGCGGCCTCGGGGGAGGGGCGAGAAGGCGGCAGCTGGGGCTCGTAGCGAACGCGATGAAGCGCAAAGACAGCTTCGTGCAGCTGTTCCTGATGACCGGGATCCTGATGCTGAGCCTGCGATCGCTGGGCCAGAAATACCGGATCCACGACCTCTCCCACGACACCTCCGACCTCCGCCAGGAGCACGACTCCCTCGCCCTCCGCATGGCCTCCATCAAGGACGCCCTCCTTCACGAGGCCTCCCTCGATCCCTCCGGCCTCCTCGCCTCCCACCTCCGCCGCCTCTTCCAAGACCCGAACTGA